In Desulfosudis oleivorans Hxd3, the DNA window GGGAATATCAAACCGCAGGTCCTGGTTGGGCTTGCACACCTTTACCACCACCGCGTCCCCGCCGCCCAGCCTGCCGCCCCGGGCAATGGCCGCGTCGGTGCCCTCGATGGCCTCCACCGCCAGCACGGACCCTTTTTGCACCACCACGCACTGTCCCACGTCCAGCCGGCCGATCTCCTTGGCAATACGCCACCCAAGGGAGATATCGGACCACTGACCGGCGGTGGGCTTTGTTTTCGTCCAGCACCCTTCACCGGCAAGAATGTGCGGCAACAGGAACGTGGAGGCCCGGACCCGCAGCCCGTTTTCCTCCAGCAGCCCGGCAAAACTTCTTAACAGCAGATCATCATGCGTCTCCGTCAGTCCGGCAATAAAGGCCAGGGCCGTGGCATCGGGCTGAAAATCAGAAAACATGACGGTTTTACGCACCCATCCCATGATCACCGTGTCGGTGACCTGATGGCGGGAAAAAAAACCCAGCAGGTGCTCCACCTGGCCCACGTTGAGCCAGGCAGCGGCATCAACCGCCTCCTGAATGGCGGGGTCAGCCTGGCCGGTGTAGGCCACCGCATAGACCCTGTGGCCGGCCGCTTTTGCCGCGCGGGCGAACAACAGGGGAAAACAGCCGCCCCCCGCGATCAGTCCGATGTTCATGATATGCTCTCTTCCGGTGCCAAAGCGGATAACCGCTTTCGGTGCTGAGTGCTCTTTGGTCTCGAAAAGGTTACGAAACGATATTCATCCATCCCGGAAAACTTCACGGGATTTTGGCCTATCGTGTCAGCCCCCGGTTGGACGAGGTGATAAAGTCCATGAAGGCTTTGACCTCGTCGGTCTGCTCCACCTCGGCATAGGCCCGCTCCACCGCCTCATTTAGGGTAAGCCCGATGCGAAAAATAATCCGGTAGGCTTTTTTGAGGGCCGACAGGGCCGTGGGCGAAAAATCATGTCGCTTGAGTCCCACCATGTTCAGTCCATAGAGTTTAGCCCGGTCTCCGGCGGCGATCACGTAGGGCGGAATATCCTTGACCACGGCGGACTTGCCACCGATAAACGCGTAGCTGCCGATCTTGACAAACTGGTGAACGGCCACCAGGCCGCCGATGGTGGCGTAATCGCCCACCGTGATGTGGCCGGCCAGGGTGGCGTTGTTGGAAAAGATCACCCGTTTGCCCACACGGCAGTCGTGGGCAACATGGGTGTAGGCCATGAGCAGGCAGTCGTCGCCGATCTCCGTGAGACCACTGCCTTCCACCGTTCCCCGGTGAACCGTGACAAACTCCCGGATCGTACACCGGTTCCCGATTTTGACATAGGTCTCTTCTCCGGAAAACTTCAGTGCCTGGGGCACCGCGCCGATGGCGGCAAACTGAAAAATCCTACATTCCGAGCCGATGGTGGTATGGGACTGGATGACCGCATGGGGTCCGATCACGGTACCGGCACCGACAGACACCTTGTCCCCGATGATCGAATAGGCGCCGATCTGAACATCGGGCCCGATATCAGCCCCGGGATCAATAATCGCGGTTGGGTGTATCACTTTTCTTCTCCCGTGCCTATGCGTCTGTCTCCGACGGCTGAAGGCTGGCCATGATCTGGGCCTCGGCCACGTGCACGCCGTCAACCTCGGCAAAGGCATCGATCTTGATGGTGTTGAGTTTTTCTTTCACAATAGCGGCGCAGAGAATCAGGGCGTCTCCCGGCACCACCTTTTTCCGGAACCGGACCCTGTCCAGCCCGGTGAGATACCGGACCCCGCCCACCGGCGTATCCTGCCGGGAGAGGCCGATCAACAGGCCGCCGGCCTGGCACATGGCCTCCACGATCAGCACGCCGGGCATGACCGGATTGCCGGGGAAATGCCCGGCGGCCCAGGGTTCGGCGGCGAACACGTTTTTGAGTACCCGAATCTGCCTGTTGGGCACCACCTCCAGCACCCGGTCAATCATAAGAAACGGATAACGCTGGGGCAGTATGTTGAGAATCGTCCCGATGTCGATGGTTTCCATGGGCATGTCCCGTTGTGATGGATTACCCTTTTTCCAGAACAGCCAGCCGCTTTTCCAGTTCCGCAATCTTCTTTCGCATTCCGGGCAGGCCGGCCACGATGGACTGGGCACGGAGCCACAATTTGTGTGGCATACCCGGCGTACCGGAAACGGTTTCGCCGGGTTTTATCGATTTCACGATGCCGGCCTGAGGGCCGACCACTGCGTTGTCTCCGATATCAAGATGGCCGGAAATACCGGCCTGACCGGCCAGTATCACATGGCGGCCCACGGTAGTGCTGCCGGCAATACCGACCTGGGCCACAATAATGGTGTTCTCGCCCACGGTCACATTGTGAGCGATATGCACCAGATTGTCGGTCTTCACGCCCTGCCGGATCCAGGTCCGGCCGAAGGTGGCCCGGTCAATGGCATTGCCCGCGCCGATCTCCACGTCATCATCAATCTGAACCATACCGCTGTGGGGAATCTTGACATACATTTCCCCATCCGGGGCAAACCCGAACCCATCACTGCCGATCACCGAACCGGCGTGAATGATCACCCGGTTGCCGAGCACGCACTCCCTCAGGATCGATGTATTGGCATGAATGATCCCGTCATTTCCGATGCGCACATGGTTGCCCAAAAACACACCGGGATAGAGCAGCACCCGGTCTCCCAAGGTCACATGGTCCCCGATCACCACGCCGGGACCGATGGATACATCCTCTCCGCAGGCAAAGCCGCCGCCGATAACAGCCCGCGGATCAATGCCGACGGGCTGCCGGCAGCCGGTGTCAAACATCTGCCGTATGCGAGCAAAAGCCGCCGCCGGATTCTCCACCGCCACCAGGTTCCGGCGGCTGTCCGTAAAATCAGTGGGTACCACAAGGGCGCCGGCGCCGGTCTGATCGATGCGCTTTAAAAATCCGGCGCTGCCGGCCAGGGTGATCTCCTCCGGCCCGGCCTGCTCAAAGGGCGCGGCCCCGGAAACCTTCTTGGCGGCATCCCCCACGACCCGGCCGCTTACCAGCCGGGCAATCTGTTCAAGGGAGCGTTTCATTGACAGGCTGCCTCACCTTGTCTTCGACGGGAATTACTCCCCGTCCAGGGTCAATTTTTTGGAATTGGCAAACACGATCAGCTTGTCGGTGACATCAATGGCACTGGGATAATACATGGTGTACCCCTTTTCGACCATCAACAGCAGCCCTTCCTTGGTGCCGAACTCCTGGGTCAGCCTGGTGAGTTTCGTGTCAAGCTTGCGCAGCATCTCCTGGTTGACCTTTCTTAAATTTTCCGAATATTTTTGCTGAAGCACCTGAAAATCGTACTTCTTGATGCGAAACGCGCGATCCTTTTCCTCGCGTTTCTCCTCGGACATCACCATGGCGTCGCGCTCCAGCTCTGCTTCAAGCGTCTGGACCTCCTGGGCCGCCGCTTCCAGATCGGCCTTGAGTTTTGCGTGTTCCTTTTCCACCTGGGCATTGGCCGCCTTGCCGATATCGGACTCCTTGAAAAACTTCTGAATGTCCACCACCCCAATTTTCGCCACATCAGCGCCAAAGCAGGGCAAGGAGCACCCCATGCACACCAGTGCCATCACGCTCATGCATATAACAAATTTTTTCATGGGATTACCGCCTCCTTATTGGTTTTGTTGTGTTCAAAATGTATTGTCTGATAAAAACCGCCGACCCGAAAAATTTAGAACGGTTCGGTTAAAATGCCGTGCCGATGGTGAACTCCCACCGTCCGCCAGAATCCTCGCCCGGCCTGGGGTCCAGGATGTATCCCCGCTCCAGGCGAATGGGACCCATGGGCGAGAACCACCGGATACCGAACCCGGCGCTCTCCCGTGGGCGCAGGTCAAACAACTCCTGGCCTTCATCATACACGTTACCGGCATCATAAAATAACACTCCCACCAGACCGGCCTTTTTGTCAAACAGGGGGCAGAGCAGTTCGATGTTAAACTGCACAAACTTGTCGCCGCCCTTCTCTTCCACGATCACCTCCTGCCAGCTGTTGGTTTGACTGGACCATACCTCTACGGTCTCTTTCACCGATATATCACGCCAGCCAAACCCCCGCAACGAGTTGATGCCGCCCAGGTAGAACCGGTCATAGTCCGGCAGAAACCCGCCGGAATTTTCATGCACATAACCGCCCTTGGCATGGGCAAAACCCACAAACCGCCAGAAAAGAGGGTGATACCAGCCGGTCTCACCGGTGTACTTGGTGAACGCCACATCTCCGCCCAGAGGACCGCCGGCGTTCTCAATGGCAATCGTACTCTTGGTGCCCCGGGAGGGATTCATATAGTTATCACGGGTATCATACACCAGGGAAACAGAGGCCCCGCTGGTGACACTCTCGCCTCCCTGGGCGGCCATCTCCTGAATGGACCAGGGCGCATAGATGGAAACATCGTCCACCTCATTGACATCATAGGTATACGCCAGGTAAAGGCGGGTGTTTTCAAACAGGGGATAACCGAACCGAAGGCTGCCGCCGATGGTATGCCGGTCATAGGTATCGGCATCCACGTTCCAGTCATACACATCGATGCCTGCAGAAACACGGGTGTCAAACAGATAG includes these proteins:
- a CDS encoding LpxI family protein, whose amino-acid sequence is MNIGLIAGGGCFPLLFARAAKAAGHRVYAVAYTGQADPAIQEAVDAAAWLNVGQVEHLLGFFSRHQVTDTVIMGWVRKTVMFSDFQPDATALAFIAGLTETHDDLLLRSFAGLLEENGLRVRASTFLLPHILAGEGCWTKTKPTAGQWSDISLGWRIAKEIGRLDVGQCVVVQKGSVLAVEAIEGTDAAIARGGRLGGGDAVVVKVCKPNQDLRFDIPAVGMETVKTMQSTGAKVLAVEAGRSVVFDKPEMVSFADANNMCVMALTDKDARLS
- the lpxA gene encoding acyl-ACP--UDP-N-acetylglucosamine O-acyltransferase, which codes for MIHPTAIIDPGADIGPDVQIGAYSIIGDKVSVGAGTVIGPHAVIQSHTTIGSECRIFQFAAIGAVPQALKFSGEETYVKIGNRCTIREFVTVHRGTVEGSGLTEIGDDCLLMAYTHVAHDCRVGKRVIFSNNATLAGHITVGDYATIGGLVAVHQFVKIGSYAFIGGKSAVVKDIPPYVIAAGDRAKLYGLNMVGLKRHDFSPTALSALKKAYRIIFRIGLTLNEAVERAYAEVEQTDEVKAFMDFITSSNRGLTR
- the fabZ gene encoding 3-hydroxyacyl-ACP dehydratase FabZ, with translation METIDIGTILNILPQRYPFLMIDRVLEVVPNRQIRVLKNVFAAEPWAAGHFPGNPVMPGVLIVEAMCQAGGLLIGLSRQDTPVGGVRYLTGLDRVRFRKKVVPGDALILCAAIVKEKLNTIKIDAFAEVDGVHVAEAQIMASLQPSETDA
- the lpxD gene encoding UDP-3-O-(3-hydroxymyristoyl)glucosamine N-acyltransferase, which translates into the protein MKRSLEQIARLVSGRVVGDAAKKVSGAAPFEQAGPEEITLAGSAGFLKRIDQTGAGALVVPTDFTDSRRNLVAVENPAAAFARIRQMFDTGCRQPVGIDPRAVIGGGFACGEDVSIGPGVVIGDHVTLGDRVLLYPGVFLGNHVRIGNDGIIHANTSILRECVLGNRVIIHAGSVIGSDGFGFAPDGEMYVKIPHSGMVQIDDDVEIGAGNAIDRATFGRTWIRQGVKTDNLVHIAHNVTVGENTIIVAQVGIAGSTTVGRHVILAGQAGISGHLDIGDNAVVGPQAGIVKSIKPGETVSGTPGMPHKLWLRAQSIVAGLPGMRKKIAELEKRLAVLEKG
- a CDS encoding OmpH family outer membrane protein → MKKFVICMSVMALVCMGCSLPCFGADVAKIGVVDIQKFFKESDIGKAANAQVEKEHAKLKADLEAAAQEVQTLEAELERDAMVMSEEKREEKDRAFRIKKYDFQVLQQKYSENLRKVNQEMLRKLDTKLTRLTQEFGTKEGLLLMVEKGYTMYYPSAIDVTDKLIVFANSKKLTLDGE